The following nucleotide sequence is from Deltaproteobacteria bacterium.
AGCGGCATCGACTCGACGGGGCTCGCCGGGCCGGCGTCGGGCTTTTCCTCAGATCCGGACAGCGTCGCGGACCTCCGTCATCTTGGCGGCGGACACGACCTTGGCTCTCGCGGTCCCCTCGTCGAGGATCTCCCGGACGGACACGCCGCTCTCCACGATCCTCCTGCGCTCCTCGCGGACGGGCGAAAGGACCTTCTCCATCCCCTCGTACATCCACTTCTTGCACTCGATGCAGCCGATTCCGGCGGTGCGGCACCCCCGGTCCACCCGGGCGACGGTGTCCTCGTCGGAGAAGATCTTGTGGTAGGAGAAAACGTTGCAGATCTCCGGGTTCCCGCGGTCGGTGCGCCGCTGGCGGGCCGGGTCGGTGACCATCGGCTTCACCTTGTTCCACACCTCCTCCGCCGTGTCGGAGAGAAGGATCGCGTTCCCGAAGCTCTTGCTCATCTTCCGGTTGTCGGTGCCCAGGAGCTTGGGCGTCTCGGTCAGGTACGCCTCGGGGATGACGAACGACTCCCGGTAGAGGAAGTTGAACCGGCGGGCGATCTCCCGGGTGAGCTCCAGGTGCGGCACCTGGTCGATGCCGACCGGGACCAGGGAGGCGTCGTACATGAGGATGTCGGCCGCCTGCAGGACGGGGTAGCCGAGGAAGCCGTACGTGTGCAGGTCGCGCGTGGTCTGCTCCCGGAGCTGCTCCTTATAGGTGGGGTTGCGCTCCAGCCACGACAGCGGAGTGATCATGGACAGGAGCAGGTGCAGCTCCGCGTGCTCGATTACATGGCTCTGGGTGAACAGCGTCGCCTTCCGCGGATCGATCCCGGACGCTATCCAGTCGATGATCATGTCGTCGATGCTCTCGCGGATGATCTCCGTGCGGTCGTACTCGGTGGTCAGCGCGTGCCAGTCGGCGGCGAAGAAGAAGCAGTCGTACTCCTCCTGGAGCTTCTTCCAGTTCACCAGCACCCCGATGTAGTGCCCGAGGTGCAGCTTGCCGCTCGGCCGCATTCCGCTCAATACCCGTTTCCGCAACGCCTATCCCCTTCCTCGCGTGATGGGTCAGCCGCCCAGGATGAACGACGACAGCGTGTCGACGATCCGCCAGATTATACCAACGGGGCCGAACATGAGAAGCAGGAGAACGATCATCGTGCCGTACCGCTCGACGGAGGCGAGTGCCATGGACGGACGCGGCGGAAGCAGCCCCACGGCGATCCGGCCGCCGTCCAGCGGCGGGACCGGGATCAGGTTGAACATCGCCAGCAGGCAGTTGAACTGGACCGACACCACGCACATGAGGCTCAAGGGGACGGTGACCATCCGCGCGGTCGAGTCGGCCAGGGGGGCGGTGCCGTGCGTCATCGCCTGGAGCAACAGCGCCGGGTCGAGAGCGGTCAGGATCCGGAAGAGGATGCCCGAAACGGCCGCCAGCGCGAGGTTGGTCGCCACCCCGGCTACGGCAACGTAGATCGGGTCGCGCTTCTGGTCGTGGAGCAGCCGGAAATTCACCGGCACCGGCCGCGCCCACCCGAAGATCATGCCGGTGCCCAGCAGCAGCATCATGCCGGGGATGAGGATCGTCCCGAACGGATCGATGTGCGGGATCGGGTTGAGCGTCACCCGCCCCAGCATCTTGGCGGTCGGGTCGCCCTTCTTGAACGCGACCCACCCGTGCGCCGCCTCGTGGAAGGTGATCGCGAGGACGACCGGGATGGCGTAGATGGACAACTTGTGCAGGAACTGCGATATGTCGGGCAATATTTTCGTCCTCTCCGGTCGGGAAGCGGTTATTTTACCACCGAATCCGGTCGTGGGAAGCGCGAGAGGACGAATGCGATCTCCTCGGCCCTGCTGCGGAGCTCGCCGGCGAATTTCCGCTCGAGGACGGCGTCGAAGATCTCCTTGTACATCGGACCGGAAGGGTACCCCATCTCCAGGAGATCCTGGCCCTTGACCTGCAGTCGGACGCTTTTCAGTTGCGTAAAGTACAGGGAGATATATCGTTTTATATCGGGGTGTTTCGAGCGGGCCATCAGGTAAAGGATCACCTCGTTGGGGAGAGGCGACAGGATGTCGTGGATCGTCTTCCGGGAGATCGACGGCGTCGAGATCAACCGCTGGGAGACGCTCAAGCCCTCGTCCTTGCACACGCGGACCCACTCCCGTACCCGGGACCGCACCCCCAGGTCCCGGGCCAGCGCCTTTCCCTCGGCCGGCGGCAGCGGGTCCAGGAGCGAAAGGAGCAGGACCGCCCCCTTCTCCACCTTCTCCTCCAGGAACAGGAGGGAGAACCACCCCAGCACCTCCTGCGTTTCCTCCAGGAGGGACATCTGCCCCTTGTCCAGCGTGAGGGCCGGGTGGATCGACGGCCCGATCCCGAGCTCCGCCAGGCGCCGCAGGATCGACACCGGGTCCTCCTCGTCGAGGATCAACTCCAACTCGCCGAACAGGCGCGGCTTCGGCAGCCGTCCGATGAGGTCCAGCCGCACCGCGTTGCGGATCAGGTTCAACGTGTGGCGGCTGATGGCGAACCCGAACCGCCGCTCGAACCGCATCGCCCGGAGGATCCGCGTGGGGTCCTCGACGAACGAGAGCGAATGGAGGACCCGGATGACCCGCTCCTTGATGTCCCTCTGGGCGCCGAAGAAGTCGATCAGCTCGCCGAATCCGCCCGGGGAGAGGCGCACCGCGAGCGTGTTGACGGTGAAGTCGCGGCGGTACATGTCCTGCTTCAGGGAGCTGTACTCCACCGTGGGGAGCGCGGCCGGCTCCAGGTAATACTCGACCCGGGCGGACGCCACGTCCACCTTGAATCCGTCGGGAAAGACGAGCACGGCGGTGCCGAACTTGTGGTGCGGCCGCACCCGCGCACCCTCCTCCTTCCCGAACGTCTCCGCGAACAGGATGCCGTCCCCCTCCACCACGAGGTCCAGGTCGAGGTTTTCCGTCCGCATCACCAGGTCGCGGGCGAACCCGCCGACCGCGTACGCCCGCATCCCCAGCGCGGCGGCGCACTCCCC
It contains:
- the trpS gene encoding tryptophan--tRNA ligase, with product MRPSGKLHLGHYIGVLVNWKKLQEEYDCFFFAADWHALTTEYDRTEIIRESIDDMIIDWIASGIDPRKATLFTQSHVIEHAELHLLLSMITPLSWLERNPTYKEQLREQTTRDLHTYGFLGYPVLQAADILMYDASLVPVGIDQVPHLELTREIARRFNFLYRESFVIPEAYLTETPKLLGTDNRKMSKSFGNAILLSDTAEEVWNKVKPMVTDPARQRRTDRGNPEICNVFSYHKIFSDEDTVARVDRGCRTAGIGCIECKKWMYEGMEKVLSPVREERRRIVESGVSVREILDEGTARAKVVSAAKMTEVRDAVRI
- a CDS encoding site-2 protease family protein; the encoded protein is MPDISQFLHKLSIYAIPVVLAITFHEAAHGWVAFKKGDPTAKMLGRVTLNPIPHIDPFGTILIPGMMLLLGTGMIFGWARPVPVNFRLLHDQKRDPIYVAVAGVATNLALAAVSGILFRILTALDPALLLQAMTHGTAPLADSTARMVTVPLSLMCVVSVQFNCLLAMFNLIPVPPLDGGRIAVGLLPPRPSMALASVERYGTMIVLLLLMFGPVGIIWRIVDTLSSFILGG